DNA sequence from the Prolixibacter sp. SD074 genome:
AGGCGCCAAGGATACCATTCCACCAGTTGTCGTGCGGAGTATTCCGGTAGCGAACCAAATCAATTTCAATAAAGACCAGCTCCAGATAACTTTCGATGAATTTGTGGTACCCGAAAAGCTGAATGAAAAATTCGTCATATCGCCTCCCATTGACAAGCGGCCGATTTTCCGGACCAAAGGGAAATCATTAATCGTCGATTTAAACGGGGCGAAATTAAAGGACAGCGCCACCTATTCGCTCGACTTTAAAGACGCCATTGTCGACAACAACGAGAAGAATCCGTTGAAGAATTTCCGCCTTGCTTTTTCCACCGGTCCCGTGCTCGACAGTTTACGGGTGGTAGGCTTTGTATTGAACTCTTTCAATCTGGAACCGTCGGAAGGCGCTTACATTATGCTGTACAAGAATTTGTCGGATACAGCTGTGTTGACAACCAAACCCGATTATATTGCCAAGACCGATGCCAATGGCTTTTTCGCAGTCACCAATCTGCCCAAAGCCACTTACAACGTTTACGCAGTTACCGACAACGACAACAACATGATGTTGACAGCGACAGCTGAACCTGTAGCATTCCTGGATTCGACGGTATCACCATCGGCAAAATATTTCCCGAAACAGGATACTGCAGTGGTGGGCATGGACACCTTACTGGTTTTCGGAAAAACCCGCTTCTATCCCAATCCACTCTACCTGTTGCAATTCGAACAACCATTCTTCGACCTTCGATTGGATAATGAACAGCGCCCAACCCGTAAATATGTTGATTTGACCTTTACACAATCGGTAAAAGACACCTTCGATATTCAGCTTTTAAACTACGAGCCCAAAGATAACTGGAAATATATTGAACATTCGGCCAACAACGATTCGTTGCGTATCTGGCTGACTGATTCGATGGTGTACAAAAAAGATACACTGCAGTTCAGGGTAACCTTTGAACAACAGGATTCTACCGGTGTGAAATATGCATACAACGACACCATCCGATTGTTCTTCAGCGATGCCCCTACCGGGAAAAGGCGGGGACGGAGAGACCGCAGAAAAATCGAAAAGAAAGATATAAACGTATCGCTAAGTTTGAACACACGCGCTAATGGTTTCGATGTGTACAGAGACGTTGCTGTAGAATCGCCGGAACCTGTAAAAAACATGGACACTACCATGATTCACCTCTTTGTGAAAGAGGATACCGTGTTTAATTCGATTAATTTTAAGATACTACCGGATTCAGTCAATAAACGCAGGTTCTTTATCCATTATCCATGGGATTACCAAACCACCTACCGGTTGAAAATTGACTCGGCAGCCGTAACCACGCTCTACGGGGCTGTGTCGGACAGTGTCGAGAATACTTTCGTTACCCAGGAAGAAGAACATTATGGCAAAATCAATTTTGCCATGCAAAATGTAACCGGCCCGACAATTATTCAGTTACTGAAAAACGATGACAAAGAAGAGGCCGTCAGGGCTAAAACCATTTACAAAGACGGAACAGTGGAGTTTCCTTTCCTCGAGCCACAAAAATATAAGGTAAAAGCCATCTTCGATCGTAATGACAACGGTAAATGGGATACCGGGAACCTGGAGGCCCACGTGCAACCCGAAGAGGTATTCTATTATCCGGAGGTGCTGAAGCTGCGCTCGAACTGGACAATGAACCCAACCTGGGAAATTCCCACACAACAGGTATTTAAGAAAGAAATTATTGACAAGGAAAAACAGGAAGAGGAAGCCAGGAAAAAGAAGAAACAACGCAACAGCAAGGCTTTTTAATCCTGGTTAGATGCAAAGCGATTTGTATCTTGCTTTGGGGCTGAAGTTTCGCAGGTTGTCCCTCTTTCATAATTAGCGAACTGCTTATATGGCATCGGCAGTTTTCACTTAAAAGAATAGATGCCGTTGACTACAAAAACCGATCATCATGGCAAGTGTCAGAAGATTAAAAAAAGACATCGTTGAGCTGACAGCGCAGCTTATCGGCGATTGCATCGACTACGTTGAATATTTCGATAATGCAGACGAAGAAAAAGCCATCGCCATCATCAGCGACGCGGTAAAAATGCACAACGAAGCCATAGACAGGGCCAATCACCCCGACGGGAAAGACAATCCCAAACTGGTGAAAGCCCACTATAATAAGCTGCAGGAAGATTTTGTGAAGGGTATCGACGATGCTTATGCCGAACTCGAGAAGCTCGTAAAGGAATAATCCGCTTCCGCGGAAAAACTGAAAAGGGACCGCCAAGAGGTTGGTTCCTCTTTTTATTTAGCGACCAGGTGCAATGCCTTTTGCGCTACAATTTTACCATCCTTTTTTACATGACAGCCAAAAGCCAACCCGTCGACCTCATCATTAGGAATGCCAGGATATACACAGTCGACCAGGAATTTACCGTAGCCGGGGCCCTGGCCGTAAAGAACGGCCTGTTTGTCGGCGTAGGTTCCGATGAAGAAATCCTGAAGAAATTCACCAGCGACCAAATTATCAATGCCGGCGGAAAAACCATCTACCCAGGCTTCATCGACGCACACTGCCACTTTTTGATGTACGGCCGGACGTTACAAAAAGCCAACCTGCGTGACACCAAATCATTCGACGAAATTCTCGCGATTTTAAAAAACCATCACAAGGAAAACCCCACTGGCTGGCTGGAAGGAACCGGCTGGGACCACAACGATTGGCCGGTGAAGGAGTTTCCGGATAACCAACAACTCAACGAGCTCTTCCCCGATGTACCGGCGCTTCTCACGCGCATCGACGAACATGCGGTGCTGGCCAACGAAGCAGCCATCCGGGCTGCCGGCATTCAACCCGAAGATTTTGCAGGCACCGAAATCATCCGTAAAGACGGGAAGATGACCGGTATTTTCCTGGAAAATGCAGCTGGTGCACTGAAGAAAGCCATTCCGCCGGTTTCCCGGGAAGGCAAAGAAGAAGCGTTGATGAAGGCCCAGCGAAATTGCTTTGCAGTTGGCCTCACCTCGGTACACGATGCCGGCCTTTTGTATGATGATATCGCTTTAATTGACTCGCTGCAAACCCGTGGCGATTTGAAAATGCGCATATACAGCATGATGTTGCCGGACGAGAAAAACATGGCCCGGCTGGCAAAAGGTCCCGTCGATAAACCGCGGTTGCATGTCGCGTCCATTAAGCTTTTTGCCGACGGAGCGCTGGGATCACGAGGCGCCAAACTGTTAGCGCCTTATTCCGATGCCCCACAAACTTCGGGGATTTTTGTAAACGATAAGGAGTACCTGGAAAATATCTGCCACAAGGCTTATGAAGCCGGATTTCAGGTAAACACGCACTGCATCGGCGACGCTGCAGTGAGGCGTATGCTCGACATTTACGAAGAAATTCCGGGCGGTCCGAATGACCGGCGCTGGCGGATTGAACACGCACAAATAGTTGCGCCCGAAGATGTTTCCCGTTTTGGTCAACTCAAGGTGATTCCCTCCGTGCAAACCGCTCATTGCACCAGCGACATGTACTGGGCCGAAGAACGAATCGGCGAGCGGATTCGAAACGCATACATTTACCGGGAACTGCTAAAGGAAAACGGCTGGCTGCCGAACGGCAGTGATTTTCCCATCGAGGAAATTAATCCCGTTCTGGGATTTTATGCCGGAACCGTACGAAAAGATCCGGCAGGTTGGCCGCCCGGACGTTTCCAGCCCGAAAACTCGATTAGCCGGCGGGATGCGCTGCGGGCCATGACCATCTGGGCTGCCAAAGCGGCCTTCGAAGAAAAGGAAAAAGGTTCCATTGAGACCGGGAAACTGGCCGATTTCGTCATGCTCGATACCGACCTGATGGAAGCCAAAGAAGATCAACTCGTCGGATCGAAAGCGCTGATGACCGTTTCCAACGGAGAGATTGTCTACCGGAAGGAATAAATCAGGGAGCCAAACGCGTCAGTTTCCAGTTTTCTCCGTCATGAAGGTAAAGGACGCGATCGTGCAGGCGGTTCGCCCGTCCCTGCCAAAACTCGATCTTATCAGGAATTAACCGGTAACCGCCCCAGAAATCTGGCCGCTCAATTTTTTTGTCGCCCATCTCCTTTTGTTTCTTTGACCAACGGTCTTCCAGTGAGGAACGATCCTTTACTTCTCTGCTCTGCGGCGAAATGGCCGCACTTAGCTGGCTTTCCAACGGACGCGACGCAAAATACGAATCCGACAATTCAGGGCTGGCTTTCAGCACCTGACCTTCCACGCGTACCTGGCGTTCCATCTCCGGCCAGAAAAAGAGAAGAGCTGCGTGGCCATTCTCCTCCAGTTCGGTCCCTTTTCGACTTTCGTAATTCGTGAAAAAGAAAAAGCCGTCGTGACTAAAATATTTCAACAAAACAATCCGGGCCGAAGGCTTTCCTTCCGCCGAAGCGGTAGCCAATGTCATAGCAGTGGGATCGGATATTTTAGCATTCAACGCCTCGTTCATCCAGATTTCGAATTGCCGAATGGGATCGTTGTCGGCCTCTTTGGGGTCAAGCTGTTGTAATTGGTAGTCTCTTCGTATATCGGATAAATTCATTGTACCCTTTTCAGTTTGTTTCACTTCGGGCGGTAACCGGCAAAACCGGTTTTATCGTTTGTTTTCCGGCTACCGCATGATGGGACTTAAAACAATAGTTTAAGATATATTGTTGTCTTTTGACGAAATATCCCGTTTGAAAAACGGAATATTTATCCATCATTCTACCTCCTGCTAAGGCGTTTGATCAGGACTAAAATAATATTACTTTTGTACGTGCTCTAATTGGGTTGAAACCTTTGCAATACAGGGAAAACATGGCAAATCAGGAAAATAAATCATCGGTTGACAAACGGAACAACATCATCGTTATCGTCCTGGCCGTTTTATTGGTTGTGGTAGGAGTCCTGTTCTTTTTTCAACGAAAGAATAACCAACAAATGGTGCAACAGCTGAATGTGGAGAAAGATTCGATTAAAGCTGAACTTTCCCGGATGGTAACCTCCTATGACTCGCTGCATACCGAGAATGACACATTAAGTACGCATATCGAACAGGCCCGGACCAAGGTCCAGAATTTGCTAACGGAAATAGAACAACTGAAAAAAGCCAGCTATTCGCAAATCTCCAACTACCGTGATGAAGTCAACACATTACGTGGAATTATGCGGAATTATATTGTCCAGATTGATTCGCTGAACACGCGTAACAAGATACTGATGGCCGAAAACAAACAGGTGAAGCAGCAGTACACCGAGGTGAAGACCCAAAACAAGCAACTGGAAGATCAGAAGAAAAAACTGGAGCAGAAAGTTTCATTGGCGGCACAACTTGACGCTTTGAACCTGGCTGCCACCGGAATCAACCGCAAAGGAAAAGATACGCCAAAATCGAACAAGATCGAAAAGATTAAAGTCAGTTTTACGCTTAGCAAAAATGTGACCACCAAGCGTGGTCCCAAAAATATCTACATCCGCATTCAGCGTCCCGATCAATTGTTATTGGTCAAATCGAAAGATAATGTTTTTAAATTTGAAGATCTGAAAATCCCTTATTCTGCAATGCGTACAGTTGAATATGAAGGAGCGCTGCTTCCGGTAAACATTTTTTGGGACAATACCGGTGAACCTCAGCTGATGGATGGCGCCTACACCGTTGACGTATTTGCCGATGGTTTCAATATTGGAACGACAACCTTCGAAGTAAAATAACGACTGTTAATTGATTGAAAGGCTGAATTTGTCCATGTATCAACTACCCGAACTGAAAGAGAACCTGAAAAACCGCAATGCCGGGCACTTGCTCGATATCGCCACCGGTGAGGGTGATTTTCTGGCTTTCCTGTTGAATGCATTTGCCTTGTACGAATCGGGTACCGGCCTCGATATAAACCCGGCAAACCTGAAGGTCGCGGAGGAAAAATTATCCAATCCGGCAGTCACCCTGGTAGAAGGGAATGCCGAAAAACTGGATTTCGATGGCGAATACTTCGATACGGTAAGTATTTCCAACTCATTGCATCACTTCCCCAATCCACGGCTGGTATTAAAAGAGATGACCCGGATACTGGCACCCGGAGGATTATTGCTGATTAGCGAATTGGTATGTGAAGATTTGACCCCGGCGCAGGAGTCTCACCTTTCCTACCATCACCTTAAGGCCGATATGGACATGGCTGCCGGACATTTTCATCGTCATACGTTTACCCGGGATGAGGTGGTCAACCTGGTAGAAGGTCTTCCCATGGTTGTTGATAAGGTGTTCCTGGCTTTCGACAACGAACCGATGTTAAATTCCAGCGAACGCATGTGGCGGTTTTTCCGGATGCTCGACGAACGGGTAAATGAATTTACCGGCCACGACCGAGGGAAAGAGTTCGAAGAAAGGGCCGAAACGGTTAAAGAAAATATCTCCACACACGGTTTTGTGCGCCCACCACAGGT
Encoded proteins:
- a CDS encoding class I SAM-dependent methyltransferase; the encoded protein is MYQLPELKENLKNRNAGHLLDIATGEGDFLAFLLNAFALYESGTGLDINPANLKVAEEKLSNPAVTLVEGNAEKLDFDGEYFDTVSISNSLHHFPNPRLVLKEMTRILAPGGLLLISELVCEDLTPAQESHLSYHHLKADMDMAAGHFHRHTFTRDEVVNLVEGLPMVVDKVFLAFDNEPMLNSSERMWRFFRMLDERVNEFTGHDRGKEFEERAETVKENISTHGFVRPPQVCIMGLKSGFGR
- a CDS encoding Ig-like domain-containing protein; its protein translation is MDKKFLYLIILVFGSITFYTSCANMGMPSGGAKDTIPPVVVRSIPVANQINFNKDQLQITFDEFVVPEKLNEKFVISPPIDKRPIFRTKGKSLIVDLNGAKLKDSATYSLDFKDAIVDNNEKNPLKNFRLAFSTGPVLDSLRVVGFVLNSFNLEPSEGAYIMLYKNLSDTAVLTTKPDYIAKTDANGFFAVTNLPKATYNVYAVTDNDNNMMLTATAEPVAFLDSTVSPSAKYFPKQDTAVVGMDTLLVFGKTRFYPNPLYLLQFEQPFFDLRLDNEQRPTRKYVDLTFTQSVKDTFDIQLLNYEPKDNWKYIEHSANNDSLRIWLTDSMVYKKDTLQFRVTFEQQDSTGVKYAYNDTIRLFFSDAPTGKRRGRRDRRKIEKKDINVSLSLNTRANGFDVYRDVAVESPEPVKNMDTTMIHLFVKEDTVFNSINFKILPDSVNKRRFFIHYPWDYQTTYRLKIDSAAVTTLYGAVSDSVENTFVTQEEEHYGKINFAMQNVTGPTIIQLLKNDDKEEAVRAKTIYKDGTVEFPFLEPQKYKVKAIFDRNDNGKWDTGNLEAHVQPEEVFYYPEVLKLRSNWTMNPTWEIPTQQVFKKEIIDKEKQEEEARKKKKQRNSKAF
- a CDS encoding amidohydrolase, whose translation is MTAKSQPVDLIIRNARIYTVDQEFTVAGALAVKNGLFVGVGSDEEILKKFTSDQIINAGGKTIYPGFIDAHCHFLMYGRTLQKANLRDTKSFDEILAILKNHHKENPTGWLEGTGWDHNDWPVKEFPDNQQLNELFPDVPALLTRIDEHAVLANEAAIRAAGIQPEDFAGTEIIRKDGKMTGIFLENAAGALKKAIPPVSREGKEEALMKAQRNCFAVGLTSVHDAGLLYDDIALIDSLQTRGDLKMRIYSMMLPDEKNMARLAKGPVDKPRLHVASIKLFADGALGSRGAKLLAPYSDAPQTSGIFVNDKEYLENICHKAYEAGFQVNTHCIGDAAVRRMLDIYEEIPGGPNDRRWRIEHAQIVAPEDVSRFGQLKVIPSVQTAHCTSDMYWAEERIGERIRNAYIYRELLKENGWLPNGSDFPIEEINPVLGFYAGTVRKDPAGWPPGRFQPENSISRRDALRAMTIWAAKAAFEEKEKGSIETGKLADFVMLDTDLMEAKEDQLVGSKALMTVSNGEIVYRKE
- the pdxH gene encoding pyridoxamine 5'-phosphate oxidase, whose translation is MNLSDIRRDYQLQQLDPKEADNDPIRQFEIWMNEALNAKISDPTAMTLATASAEGKPSARIVLLKYFSHDGFFFFTNYESRKGTELEENGHAALLFFWPEMERQVRVEGQVLKASPELSDSYFASRPLESQLSAAISPQSREVKDRSSLEDRWSKKQKEMGDKKIERPDFWGGYRLIPDKIEFWQGRANRLHDRVLYLHDGENWKLTRLAP